Proteins encoded by one window of Polaribacter haliotis:
- a CDS encoding GNAT family N-acetyltransferase — MLVKATLSDAKQLTEIALKSKAIWGYSNELIESWREDLTVTSTIISKEIIYKFMVDTKIAGFYFLNKPKENSIELEMLFVLPNFVNRGIGKQLLTHSFEKAKSLDSKKMILLADPNAVPFYKSQGFYKINKIESSIAGRFLPVMQKDL, encoded by the coding sequence ATGCTTGTTAAAGCAACACTTTCAGACGCAAAACAACTCACAGAAATTGCATTAAAATCCAAAGCTATTTGGGGTTATTCTAATGAGTTAATAGAAAGTTGGCGAGAAGATTTAACAGTAACTTCAACAATAATTTCTAAAGAAATTATTTATAAATTTATGGTTGATACTAAAATTGCAGGATTTTACTTTTTAAATAAGCCAAAAGAAAATTCGATTGAGTTAGAGATGCTATTTGTGTTGCCTAACTTTGTAAATCGAGGAATTGGAAAACAATTATTAACACATTCATTTGAAAAAGCGAAGTCTTTAGATTCAAAAAAAATGATTTTATTGGCAGACCCAAATGCAGTCCCTTTTTATAAATCGCAAGGATTTTATAAAATAAATAAAATAGAGAGTTCTATAGCTGGTCGTTTTTTACCAGTCATGCAAAAAGACTTATAA
- the nhaC gene encoding Na+/H+ antiporter NhaC, producing the protein MPDEKNLSEINIEDQKIIENKELNLLESLIPVVILMCLLAYNIFFVEGQEWLGGYTNQYILLMGGIVAAAVGFFNKVSFSRMIAEVWENWKSVFVPIMILFLVGALAGTWLVSGIIPAMVYYGLQVLSPEIFLPASVIIAAIISIATGSSWTTSATVGIALVGIGSALGIAPGMIAGAVISGAYFGDKMSPLSDTTNLAPAMAGTDLFTHIKYMAITTVPTIIITLIVFAIISGNIDTTGSADISNLLASIDNTFHISPWLFLVPGIVIAMILMKTKPLIALGTGVVLAAVFAFIFQGDVLASLSDSKFSSIINSILTDTNIETDDEKLSELFSSGGMNGMIWTILLIICAMVFGGIMDAIGALAKITKSLLSVASSVFGLFASTVVSCLGLNAIASDQYLAIVIPGKMFKKAYEDKGLAPENLSRTLEDSGTVTSVLIPWNTCGAYQSSVLGVSVADYFVYAIFNYLSPFTTLLFAALNIKIRQLVKK; encoded by the coding sequence ATGCCAGACGAAAAAAATCTTTCAGAAATAAATATTGAAGATCAAAAAATTATAGAAAACAAAGAGTTAAATCTTTTAGAATCTTTAATTCCTGTGGTAATATTAATGTGTTTACTTGCATATAATATTTTTTTTGTGGAAGGACAAGAGTGGTTAGGAGGTTATACAAATCAGTACATTTTATTAATGGGAGGTATAGTTGCAGCAGCTGTTGGCTTTTTTAATAAAGTGTCTTTTTCGAGAATGATTGCAGAAGTTTGGGAAAACTGGAAAAGCGTTTTTGTACCAATTATGATTCTTTTTTTAGTAGGAGCATTAGCAGGAACTTGGCTCGTAAGTGGAATTATTCCAGCTATGGTTTATTATGGATTACAAGTTTTAAGTCCGGAAATATTTTTACCAGCATCTGTAATAATTGCAGCAATAATTTCGATTGCAACAGGAAGTTCTTGGACAACTTCTGCTACAGTTGGTATTGCATTAGTAGGTATTGGAAGCGCTTTAGGAATTGCACCAGGAATGATTGCTGGAGCCGTAATTTCAGGAGCCTATTTTGGCGATAAAATGTCTCCACTTTCAGATACTACAAATTTAGCGCCAGCAATGGCTGGTACAGATTTGTTTACGCACATAAAATATATGGCAATTACAACAGTGCCAACAATTATAATTACGTTAATTGTATTTGCAATTATTAGTGGAAATATAGATACTACAGGAAGTGCAGATATTAGTAATTTATTAGCTTCAATTGATAATACGTTTCATATTTCGCCTTGGTTATTTTTAGTTCCAGGAATTGTAATTGCAATGATTTTAATGAAAACAAAACCATTAATTGCATTAGGAACTGGAGTTGTTTTAGCTGCAGTTTTTGCATTTATTTTTCAAGGAGATGTGTTAGCAAGTCTATCTGACTCTAAGTTTTCTTCAATAATTAATTCCATTTTAACAGATACAAATATTGAAACTGATGATGAGAAATTATCAGAATTATTTTCTTCTGGTGGAATGAATGGAATGATTTGGACAATTTTACTAATAATCTGTGCCATGGTTTTTGGTGGTATTATGGATGCAATTGGAGCATTGGCAAAAATTACAAAGAGTTTATTATCTGTTGCAAGCTCGGTTTTTGGTTTGTTTGCAAGTACAGTTGTAAGTTGTTTAGGCTTAAATGCAATAGCATCCGACCAATATTTGGCAATTGTAATTCCAGGTAAAATGTTTAAAAAAGCGTATGAAGATAAAGGTTTAGCTCCAGAAAATTTAAGTAGAACTTTAGAAGATTCTGGAACTGTAACTTCGGTTTTAATTCCTTGGAATACTTGTGGTGCTTACCAAAGTAGCGTTTTAGGGGTTTCTGTTGCAGATTATTTTGTGTATGCTATTTTTAATTATTTAAGTCCGTTTACGACTTTGTTATTTGCAGCTTTAAATATTAAAATTAGACAGTTGGTAAAGAAATAA
- a CDS encoding metal-dependent hydrolase yields the protein MDSLTQIVLGAACGEIILGKKIGNKALLFGAIGGTIPDLDVFIGGLLYDNEINAMVFHRGFMHSILFSILGAFLFGWITHKLYNTGKRLNSTTQKDWIWLFFVSLFTHPILDCFTPYGTQLFAPFSDYRIAFNNISVVDPLYTLPFLICLIVVLFLKRTNSKRLKWTKAGIYISSAYMIFTIGNKLYIDAVFEKSFEKAGVSYNRFSAQPTILNNILWYAVAETEDKYHLTFYSLFDKSKTAEKIITVDKQHNLIDMNDENLQKLAWFSNGYYNVYKKEKIGTYKYTDLRYPMLNPDDINTSVFNFTVFYENEEWDILPFNGSPPSKEDFAKFTERFWGI from the coding sequence ATGGATTCATTAACGCAAATTGTTTTAGGTGCTGCTTGTGGCGAAATTATTCTCGGTAAAAAAATTGGAAATAAAGCTTTATTGTTTGGCGCAATTGGAGGTACAATTCCAGATTTAGATGTTTTTATTGGTGGACTTTTGTATGATAATGAAATTAATGCGATGGTTTTTCATCGTGGTTTTATGCACTCTATTTTATTTTCAATCTTGGGTGCTTTTCTCTTTGGTTGGATAACTCATAAACTCTACAATACTGGAAAAAGGTTAAATTCTACCACTCAAAAAGATTGGATTTGGTTATTCTTTGTATCACTTTTTACGCATCCTATTTTAGATTGTTTTACGCCTTATGGAACACAACTTTTTGCTCCTTTTTCTGATTATAGAATTGCTTTTAATAATATTTCTGTTGTTGATCCTTTATATACACTACCTTTTTTAATCTGTTTAATTGTGGTTTTATTTCTGAAAAGAACAAATTCGAAAAGATTAAAATGGACTAAAGCAGGAATTTATATTAGTTCTGCTTACATGATTTTTACAATTGGTAATAAATTATATATCGATGCTGTTTTTGAGAAATCTTTTGAAAAAGCTGGAGTTTCTTACAATCGTTTTTCTGCACAACCAACTATTTTGAATAATATTTTATGGTATGCAGTTGCAGAAACTGAAGACAAATATCATCTTACTTTTTATTCTCTTTTTGATAAAAGTAAAACTGCAGAAAAAATAATTACAGTTGATAAACAGCACAATTTAATAGATATGAATGACGAAAATCTACAAAAATTGGCTTGGTTTAGTAATGGTTATTACAATGTTTACAAAAAGGAAAAAATTGGGACTTATAAATATACAGATTTACGTTACCCAATGTTAAACCCTGATGATATAAATACATCTGTTTTTAATTTTACTGTTTTTTACGAAAATGAAGAATGGGATATTTTACCTTTTAATGGAAGCCCTCCAAGCAAAGAAGATTTTGCAAAGTTTACAGAACGTTTTTGGGGGATTTAA
- a CDS encoding aminotransferase class I/II-fold pyridoxal phosphate-dependent enzyme, whose product MKFNPADKIQDLQYFGEFGGVNPSISDSSTYTFISAKTMFDTFEGNADGCYLYSRHSTPSNLYLGEALAAMEGTETANVSASGMGAITPVLMQLCGAGDHIVSSRTIYGGTYAFLKNFTPRFNVETTFVDITKLDVVEAAITKNTKVLYCEAVSNPLLEVADIAGLSALAKKHNLQLVVDNTFSPLSISPAKLGADIVCHSLTKFINGSSDTVGGVVCGSQELINDLRNVNDGASMLLGSTMDSLRAASILKNMRTLHIRMKQHSFNAAFLAEKFEKDGLKTVYPGLESHPSHHLFKKMMNPEYGFGGMLTIDVGSLDKANELMELMQHKNLGYLAVSLGFYKTLFSAPGSSTSSEIPEDEQKEMGLSDGLIRFSIGLDNDIERTYHMMKSCMQEVGVL is encoded by the coding sequence ATGAAATTCAATCCAGCAGATAAAATTCAAGATTTACAATACTTTGGCGAATTCGGAGGTGTAAATCCATCCATTTCAGATTCATCAACTTACACCTTCATATCCGCAAAAACAATGTTCGATACTTTTGAGGGAAATGCAGATGGTTGTTATTTATATTCTCGTCATTCAACGCCATCAAATTTATATTTAGGCGAAGCACTAGCAGCAATGGAAGGCACTGAAACAGCCAATGTTTCAGCATCAGGAATGGGCGCAATTACGCCAGTTTTAATGCAATTGTGTGGAGCAGGAGACCATATTGTTTCAAGTAGAACAATTTACGGTGGAACTTACGCTTTCTTAAAGAATTTCACACCAAGATTTAATGTAGAAACCACTTTTGTAGACATCACAAAGTTGGATGTTGTAGAAGCAGCAATTACAAAAAACACCAAAGTTTTATATTGCGAAGCAGTAAGTAACCCACTTTTAGAGGTTGCAGATATTGCAGGTTTATCAGCGTTAGCGAAAAAACACAATTTACAATTAGTGGTAGATAATACATTTTCTCCACTGTCAATTTCTCCAGCAAAATTAGGTGCAGACATTGTTTGCCATAGTTTAACAAAATTTATAAACGGCTCTTCAGACACAGTTGGTGGCGTGGTTTGTGGTTCGCAAGAACTCATTAACGATTTGCGAAATGTAAACGATGGTGCAAGTATGTTGCTGGGTTCTACAATGGATAGTTTGCGAGCGGCATCCATTCTTAAAAACATGAGAACCTTGCATATTCGAATGAAACAACACAGTTTTAACGCAGCTTTTTTGGCTGAAAAATTCGAAAAAGATGGATTAAAAACAGTGTATCCAGGTTTAGAATCTCATCCTTCCCATCATTTATTCAAAAAAATGATGAATCCTGAATATGGTTTTGGAGGAATGTTAACAATCGATGTTGGTTCTTTGGACAAAGCCAACGAATTAATGGAGTTAATGCAACACAAAAACTTGGGTTATTTGGCTGTGAGTTTAGGTTTTTATAAAACGTTGTTTTCTGCTCCAGGAAGTTCAACATCTTCCGAAATTCCAGAAGACGAGCAAAAAGAAATGGGCCTTTCAGACGGTTTAATTCGTTTTTCAATCGGTTTAGACAACGATATTGAGCGAACTTACCACATGATGAAATCTTGCATGCAAGAAGTAGGAGTTTTATAA
- a CDS encoding Lrp/AsnC family transcriptional regulator: MLDKIDRKLINLLQEDSKQTTKQLSLQLNLSVTAVYERIKKLEKEKVIEKYVAIINKNKIEKSFLVFCHIKLVQHSKEYVTTFEREILKLEEVSECFHVSGDYDYILKIYAKDMDEYRDFMVTKLTAIKYIGSTHSIFTIEKVKNTTAINLT; the protein is encoded by the coding sequence ATGTTAGACAAAATCGATAGAAAACTGATTAATTTGCTACAAGAGGATAGTAAACAGACTACAAAACAGCTGTCTTTACAGTTGAATTTATCTGTTACTGCAGTTTATGAACGTATAAAAAAATTAGAAAAAGAAAAGGTGATTGAAAAGTACGTAGCTATCATCAATAAAAATAAAATTGAAAAATCTTTTTTGGTTTTTTGCCATATTAAATTGGTGCAACATTCCAAAGAATATGTAACTACTTTTGAGCGAGAAATTTTAAAATTAGAAGAAGTTTCCGAATGTTTTCATGTAAGTGGAGATTACGATTATATTCTAAAAATTTATGCAAAAGATATGGACGAATATCGAGATTTTATGGTCACAAAATTAACTGCCATAAAATATATTGGAAGTACACACAGTATTTTTACCATCGAAAAAGTAAAAAATACAACTGCTATAAATCTTACTTAA
- a CDS encoding CPBP family intramembrane glutamic endopeptidase — MQTTNYKLTELFVLFVLIPISFVLEYSPILKLIIGVSGFAYILYVILKVEKIQFKIKKDIHWKNFWKTTLFKSIIIAVFTTIFVWFTDTENLFEIVLNKPFKWMIFLFIYAFFSVYPQEVLFRTFFFKRYENLFKNERFFIFINAVLFSLAHLFFQNTVVIVITFIGGILFAITYKKTKSTFLVSVEHAIYGCWLFTVGMGEMLGFPS, encoded by the coding sequence ATGCAAACCACCAACTATAAACTTACTGAACTTTTTGTACTATTTGTTTTAATTCCAATCAGTTTTGTTTTGGAGTATTCACCTATTTTAAAATTGATTATTGGTGTTTCGGGTTTTGCATATATACTTTATGTTATTTTAAAGGTTGAAAAAATTCAGTTTAAAATTAAAAAAGATATCCATTGGAAAAACTTTTGGAAAACGACACTTTTTAAGTCCATAATTATTGCTGTTTTTACAACTATTTTTGTTTGGTTTACAGATACAGAAAATCTTTTCGAAATAGTCTTAAACAAGCCTTTTAAATGGATGATATTTCTATTTATTTATGCTTTTTTTTCTGTGTATCCACAAGAAGTATTATTTAGAACCTTCTTTTTTAAGCGATATGAGAATCTTTTCAAAAATGAAAGATTTTTTATTTTTATAAATGCTGTCTTGTTTTCTTTAGCACATTTATTCTTTCAAAACACAGTTGTGATTGTCATCACTTTTATTGGTGGAATTTTATTCGCAATTACCTACAAAAAAACGAAATCTACCTTTTTAGTTTCTGTTGAACATGCTATTTATGGCTGTTGGTTATTTACTGTTGGAATGGGAGAAATGTTGGGCTTTCCTTCTTAA
- a CDS encoding YceI family protein, protein MKKIILSIVVAASVLTGCKDKKEKVEVKEAVEVKVNAADLNNVNTEASVISWKGTKPTGAHNGTVALKSGGLVVEEGQLTNGVFVIDMSTITNEDMAGSEGAGKLEGHLKNADFFDVATYPTSKFEITNVEENDGKLAVTGNLTLKDVTKSITIPATISTEGNVTTFASEKFNIDRADFNVKYGSKKFFDNLKDKFIDDIMELQFTVVTK, encoded by the coding sequence ATGAAAAAAATAATTTTATCAATAGTAGTTGCAGCTTCAGTTTTAACTGGATGTAAAGACAAAAAAGAAAAAGTAGAGGTAAAAGAAGCTGTAGAAGTAAAAGTAAATGCTGCAGATTTAAACAATGTTAATACAGAAGCGTCTGTAATTTCTTGGAAAGGAACAAAACCAACAGGAGCTCATAATGGAACTGTCGCTTTAAAAAGTGGAGGTTTAGTTGTTGAAGAAGGACAGCTTACAAATGGAGTTTTTGTAATAGATATGTCTACAATTACAAATGAAGATATGGCTGGTTCTGAAGGAGCTGGAAAATTAGAAGGGCATTTAAAAAATGCAGATTTCTTTGATGTTGCAACATACCCAACTTCTAAATTCGAAATCACAAATGTAGAAGAAAATGACGGTAAATTAGCTGTAACAGGGAACTTAACATTAAAGGATGTTACTAAAAGTATTACAATACCTGCTACGATTTCTACAGAAGGAAATGTTACGACTTTTGCAAGTGAAAAATTTAATATAGACAGAGCAGATTTTAATGTAAAATATGGGTCTAAGAAATTTTTCGATAATTTAAAAGATAAATTTATCGACGATATTATGGAGTTACAATTTACAGTTGTAACAAAGTAA
- a CDS encoding tRNA threonylcarbamoyladenosine dehydratase, whose amino-acid sequence MSWLERTELLVQKEGIERLQNANILVVGLGGVGSYAAEFIARAGVGKMTIVDGDVFDETNINRQLPALQSTVGKAKTKVLSERLKDINPDLELTVLKEFLSPERAYEIVSKEFDYVLDCIDSITPKINLIVAARRKKVKIISSMGAGGKLDATKIRVKDIGKTKNCTMARVLRKRLKERKVDKGVKAVYSEEVQIPASVKITDGTNFKKSYYGTISYMPAAFGLQAAAHVVNFLIKK is encoded by the coding sequence ATGAGTTGGTTAGAACGTACTGAACTTTTAGTGCAAAAAGAAGGAATTGAAAGATTACAAAATGCCAATATTTTAGTTGTTGGCTTAGGGGGAGTTGGAAGTTATGCAGCAGAATTTATTGCTAGAGCTGGCGTTGGAAAAATGACAATTGTAGATGGCGATGTTTTTGATGAAACAAATATTAACAGACAATTACCTGCATTACAATCTACAGTTGGTAAAGCGAAAACAAAAGTTTTATCAGAAAGATTAAAAGATATTAATCCAGATTTAGAATTAACAGTTTTAAAAGAATTTTTATCACCAGAAAGAGCCTATGAAATTGTTTCAAAAGAGTTTGACTACGTTTTAGATTGTATAGATTCTATTACACCAAAAATTAATTTAATTGTGGCTGCAAGAAGAAAGAAAGTTAAAATTATTTCTTCAATGGGAGCTGGAGGTAAATTAGATGCTACCAAAATTCGTGTAAAAGATATTGGCAAAACAAAGAACTGTACAATGGCAAGAGTTTTAAGAAAGCGTTTAAAAGAAAGAAAGGTAGATAAAGGTGTAAAAGCGGTGTATTCAGAAGAAGTTCAAATTCCTGCAAGCGTTAAAATTACAGACGGAACCAATTTTAAAAAATCTTATTATGGTACCATAAGCTACATGCCAGCAGCTTTTGGATTGCAAGCAGCTGCACATGTTGTTAATTTTTTAATAAAAAAGTAA
- a CDS encoding TatD family hydrolase, whose protein sequence is MDFINIHTHKKSSVENVFSIENKYPTSVDFSSPFSIGIHPWFINKNKIEEELLIIEERLQHKNCFALGECGLDKITEADFKLQQEVFRKQVKLSEKHNKPLIIHCVKAFQEIIEIKKETKPKQIWILHGFNKNQQVAESLIKNGIILSIGVAVIKTEKLQKVVSEIPLDKLFLETDDSEVAIQEVYKKVANIKRLEVEELQHIIKQNFRNIFRV, encoded by the coding sequence TTGGATTTTATCAACATCCATACTCACAAAAAATCATCGGTTGAAAACGTGTTTTCTATTGAAAATAAATATCCAACTTCAGTAGATTTTTCTTCTCCTTTTTCAATCGGAATTCATCCTTGGTTTATCAATAAAAATAAAATCGAAGAAGAACTTTTAATTATAGAAGAAAGACTTCAGCATAAAAATTGTTTTGCTTTGGGCGAATGTGGTTTAGATAAAATTACAGAAGCAGATTTTAAACTTCAACAAGAAGTTTTCAGAAAACAAGTGAAACTTTCAGAAAAACACAACAAACCTTTAATTATACATTGTGTAAAAGCATTTCAAGAAATTATTGAAATAAAAAAAGAAACAAAACCAAAACAAATTTGGATTTTACACGGTTTTAATAAAAACCAACAAGTTGCAGAAAGTTTAATTAAAAACGGAATTATTTTATCAATTGGAGTAGCAGTTATCAAGACTGAAAAACTGCAAAAAGTAGTTTCAGAAATTCCTTTAGATAAATTGTTTTTAGAAACAGACGATTCAGAAGTTGCAATTCAAGAAGTTTATAAAAAAGTAGCAAACATAAAAAGGTTAGAAGTTGAAGAACTTCAACATATAATAAAACAAAATTTTAGAAATATATTTAGAGTATGA
- the dtd gene encoding D-aminoacyl-tRNA deacylase encodes MKIVIQRVSKASVTINEEKVAEIKNGLLVLLGIVNEDAQEDINWLVRKVANLRIFNDENGVMNKSLLESNGEAIVVSQFTLQASTKKGNRPSYIKAAKPEIAIPLYENFVKTLENELGKKVQTGEFGADMKVELLNDGPVTIIIDSKNKE; translated from the coding sequence ATGAAAATTGTAATTCAAAGAGTTTCTAAAGCAAGTGTAACTATTAATGAAGAAAAAGTTGCAGAAATCAAAAACGGACTTTTAGTTTTATTGGGAATTGTTAATGAAGATGCTCAAGAAGATATTAATTGGTTGGTTCGAAAAGTGGCAAATCTTCGCATTTTTAATGACGAAAATGGAGTAATGAACAAATCTTTATTAGAAAGTAATGGAGAAGCGATTGTTGTGAGTCAGTTTACGTTGCAAGCATCTACCAAAAAAGGAAACAGACCCAGTTATATAAAAGCAGCGAAGCCAGAAATTGCGATTCCTTTATATGAGAATTTTGTAAAAACACTGGAAAACGAATTAGGGAAAAAAGTACAAACTGGAGAATTTGGTGCAGACATGAAAGTCGAATTGTTAAATGATGGTCCAGTAACCATCATCATCGATTCAAAAAATAAAGAATAA
- the rsgA gene encoding ribosome small subunit-dependent GTPase A, with protein sequence MTGTVYKSTGSWYQVKADNGEFYKCRIKGKFRIKDIKSTNPIAVGDKVVFDLEAKNDEETGVIKKILDRDNFIVRKSVNLSKQTHIIASNIDQVFLLITINNPPTFTTFIDRFLVSARAYRIDVILVFNKIDSYEIEERAEILYLKDIYEAIGYRCVEVSATQNKNVDTIKEMMLGKTSMFVGHSGVGKTTLVNAIDKTLDLKTKEISDQHNQGKHTTTFAEMFDLSIENKNDAKIIDTPGIKGFGVVDIDKYELGDYFPEFFALKQDCKFNNCIHTKEPKCAVKEALEEEKVSWSRYKSYLQILEGEEESEHFRTDIWNEEDNE encoded by the coding sequence ATGACAGGAACAGTTTATAAATCTACAGGAAGTTGGTATCAGGTAAAAGCTGATAATGGAGAATTTTACAAATGTAGAATCAAAGGAAAATTCAGGATAAAAGATATTAAAAGCACCAATCCAATTGCGGTTGGCGACAAAGTGGTCTTCGATTTAGAAGCAAAAAACGACGAAGAAACAGGTGTTATAAAAAAGATTTTAGACAGAGATAATTTCATTGTCAGAAAATCTGTAAACCTTTCCAAGCAAACACATATTATTGCATCAAATATCGATCAAGTTTTTTTACTAATTACTATAAATAATCCACCAACATTTACCACGTTTATAGACCGTTTTTTAGTTTCTGCAAGAGCCTACAGAATCGATGTAATTTTAGTTTTCAATAAAATAGATTCTTACGAAATAGAAGAAAGAGCAGAAATTTTATACTTAAAAGATATTTACGAAGCCATTGGTTACAGATGTGTAGAAGTTTCTGCAACACAAAATAAAAATGTAGATACTATTAAAGAAATGATGTTGGGTAAAACATCTATGTTTGTTGGACATTCTGGAGTTGGAAAAACCACTTTGGTAAATGCAATAGACAAAACATTAGACTTAAAAACCAAAGAAATTTCCGACCAACATAACCAAGGAAAACACACAACTACATTTGCAGAAATGTTCGATTTAAGTATCGAAAATAAAAACGACGCAAAAATTATAGACACACCAGGAATTAAAGGTTTTGGAGTTGTAGATATCGATAAATACGAATTGGGAGATTATTTTCCAGAGTTTTTTGCGTTAAAGCAAGACTGTAAATTCAATAATTGTATTCATACAAAAGAGCCAAAATGTGCTGTAAAAGAAGCTTTAGAAGAAGAAAAAGTTTCTTGGTCTCGTTATAAAAGTTACTTACAAATTTTAGAAGGCGAAGAAGAATCAGAGCATTTTAGAACCGATATTTGGAACGAAGAAGATAATGAGTAG
- a CDS encoding bifunctional 3-deoxy-7-phosphoheptulonate synthase/chorismate mutase type II: MKNTKELRTWLDDMKLDHPLVIAGPCSAETEEQVLKIAHELKDSDVSYFRAGIWKPRTRPGMFEGVGEIGLRWLKKVKEETGMKTCTEVANAAHVKLAIENDVDLLWIGARSTVSPFIMQEIADALQGTDKIVLVKNPVNPDLALWLGGIERLYTAGIKNLGAIHRGFSTYEKTKYRNTPEWQLAIEFQNKFPDLPLINDPSHITGNREMIQDVCQTALDLNFDGLMIETHFDPENAWSDAAQQVTPTKLKQIMEDLKIRKETNTEADYTNALNGLRAQINVADDQLIELLGKRMKVSDEIGALKKQKNVAVLQSKRWNEILGNMILEGESKGLSEEFVLKMFKAIHQESINHQEKVING; this comes from the coding sequence ATGAAGAATACAAAAGAATTAAGAACATGGTTGGACGATATGAAATTAGATCATCCACTAGTAATAGCAGGGCCTTGTAGTGCAGAAACCGAAGAACAGGTTTTAAAAATTGCACACGAACTAAAAGATTCTGATGTAAGCTATTTTAGAGCAGGAATATGGAAACCAAGAACAAGACCAGGAATGTTTGAAGGTGTTGGAGAAATTGGTTTAAGATGGTTAAAGAAAGTAAAAGAAGAAACAGGTATGAAAACCTGTACAGAAGTAGCAAATGCTGCACACGTAAAATTAGCAATCGAGAATGATGTAGATTTATTATGGATTGGTGCACGTTCTACAGTATCTCCTTTTATCATGCAAGAAATTGCAGATGCTTTGCAAGGAACAGATAAAATTGTATTGGTTAAAAATCCGGTAAATCCAGATTTAGCTCTTTGGTTAGGTGGAATTGAAAGATTATACACAGCAGGAATCAAAAATTTAGGAGCAATTCACAGAGGATTTTCTACGTACGAAAAAACGAAATATAGAAACACTCCAGAATGGCAATTAGCAATTGAATTCCAAAATAAGTTTCCAGATTTACCTTTAATTAACGATCCTTCACATATTACAGGAAACAGAGAAATGATTCAAGATGTTTGTCAAACTGCGTTAGATTTAAATTTCGATGGTTTAATGATCGAAACTCATTTCGACCCAGAAAACGCTTGGTCAGATGCTGCACAACAAGTTACACCAACAAAGTTGAAGCAGATCATGGAAGATTTAAAAATCAGAAAAGAAACCAATACAGAAGCAGATTATACAAATGCTTTAAACGGTTTAAGAGCGCAAATTAATGTTGCAGACGATCAATTAATCGAATTGTTAGGAAAAAGAATGAAAGTTTCTGACGAAATTGGCGCTTTAAAAAAACAAAAGAATGTTGCTGTTTTACAATCAAAACGTTGGAACGAAATTCTTGGAAACATGATTTTAGAAGGTGAGAGCAAAGGTTTAAGTGAAGAATTTGTATTGAAAATGTTCAAGGCAATTCACCAAGAATCTATCAATCATCAAGAAAAAGTAATTAACGGATAG